One Anaerobacillus alkaliphilus DNA window includes the following coding sequences:
- the ezrA gene encoding septation ring formation regulator EzrA, translating to MLQYFIYAILIVIITIIIYGAVSRKRVYKEVDRLEGWKIKIMNKPVTDEIAKIKGLNMSGETEKKFESWRNEWDEILTLKLPDIEERLFDVEEAANKYRFVKAKNMSENIARELKDIEESIQSMLDDVNLLINSEEDNRKQIDDIRKHFKDVKKYYKQNLNILGTTAYAFEQRLELIDQSFLKYEAATKEGNYFEAREILLMMKEEIDIEKWKMDEVPKILVQIETEIPSQLDEIFQGIREMDEDGYVIEHFSFKQDLQEMKNHLHKLLPLLEEGNIEDAANAVHDIYKEIDTVYETLEQEVLAKQYVTYELPEVREELEQLRKGFYDLKADVETIKLSYRIPEEEIKTHLKLEKQIKELVYKLSVIEDVVANDKQSNLAIKVLLEEFKAELNSRKEILDECVETLNSLRSDEIKANETLTELRAKVRQAQRLIKKSNIPGLPEHVLIKLDEAQISLQLANSKLETIPLVMNDVNEAMEQALDTVNDVYDVISKTIEMALTAERVIQYGNRFRSNNTFVHVELLRAEEIFRLYQYEEALEIALNVIEDLEPQVLEKINNYTLEKV from the coding sequence ATGCTGCAATATTTTATTTATGCAATTTTAATAGTTATCATAACTATTATCATATACGGAGCTGTTTCAAGAAAAAGAGTTTACAAAGAGGTTGACCGCTTGGAAGGTTGGAAAATAAAAATAATGAATAAACCGGTCACCGATGAAATTGCAAAAATTAAAGGGTTAAATATGTCTGGTGAAACAGAAAAGAAATTTGAAAGTTGGCGGAACGAGTGGGATGAAATTCTTACACTAAAGCTCCCAGACATAGAAGAACGTCTTTTTGATGTAGAAGAAGCTGCAAACAAATACCGATTTGTCAAAGCAAAAAATATGTCTGAGAATATAGCGAGGGAACTAAAGGATATTGAAGAGAGTATCCAATCTATGTTAGACGACGTGAACTTGTTAATAAATAGTGAAGAAGATAATCGTAAACAAATTGATGACATCCGTAAACATTTTAAGGATGTAAAGAAGTATTATAAACAAAATCTTAATATCTTAGGAACTACCGCTTATGCTTTTGAACAAAGATTAGAACTCATTGATCAGTCTTTCCTTAAATACGAGGCAGCCACAAAAGAAGGGAACTACTTTGAGGCTAGAGAAATTCTATTAATGATGAAAGAAGAAATAGATATAGAAAAGTGGAAAATGGATGAGGTTCCTAAAATCTTAGTTCAAATTGAAACAGAAATACCTTCTCAGTTAGACGAAATCTTTCAAGGAATTAGAGAGATGGACGAAGATGGTTATGTAATTGAGCATTTCTCATTTAAGCAAGATCTTCAAGAAATGAAAAATCATTTACATAAGTTGCTACCTCTACTTGAGGAAGGAAATATTGAAGATGCTGCCAATGCAGTTCACGATATTTATAAAGAGATTGATACTGTTTATGAAACTCTTGAACAAGAAGTCTTGGCTAAGCAATACGTAACCTATGAACTACCTGAGGTTAGAGAAGAATTAGAACAATTAAGAAAAGGTTTCTATGATTTAAAGGCTGATGTTGAGACGATAAAGTTGAGTTACAGAATTCCCGAAGAAGAAATCAAGACACATCTGAAACTTGAAAAGCAAATTAAGGAACTTGTGTATAAACTAAGTGTCATTGAAGATGTGGTGGCAAATGATAAACAATCAAACCTAGCCATAAAAGTATTACTTGAAGAATTTAAAGCTGAGTTGAACTCTCGTAAAGAGATCTTAGATGAATGTGTCGAAACGTTAAATTCCTTACGTAGTGACGAAATAAAAGCAAATGAAACGTTGACAGAATTAAGAGCTAAAGTCCGGCAAGCACAAAGGTTAATTAAAAAGAGTAATATTCCAGGATTGCCAGAGCATGTCCTAATTAAATTGGATGAAGCACAGATAAGTTTACAATTAGCGAATTCTAAGTTGGAAACTATTCCACTTGTCATGAATGATGTCAATGAGGCAATGGAGCAAGCCTTAGATACAGTGAACGATGTGTATGATGTAATCTCTAAGACTATTGAGATGGCACTTACTGCAGAGCGAGTGATCCAGTACGGAAATCGATTTAGAAGTAATAATACCTTTGTTCATGTTGAATTACTTAGAGCTGAAGAGATATTCCGCCTTTATCAATACGAGGAGGCACTAGAAATTGCTCTTAATGTCATTGAAGATTTGGAACCACAAGTACTAGAAAAAATAAATAACTACACATTAGAAAAGGTTTAG
- the refZ gene encoding forespore capture DNA-binding protein RefZ: MEKGENTKRRVMEAAVSLFNVKGYSGTSIRAIAEKAGVNVALISYYFGNKQGLMERLMIDFLEEYTNITEKGYRDLANSTAKDCLSYVVENLLKYQQQNHHLARFVHREVTLDSTLVRELMMTYFMKEKHFMKNIIEAGVKQKEFRPVASDFASIQIRALVTMPYSQPQYIREVYHLNPHETYFSQKYYSHIEKWLNEFLYKSVLV, encoded by the coding sequence GTGGAAAAGGGTGAGAATACGAAACGAAGAGTGATGGAAGCGGCAGTATCACTATTTAACGTGAAAGGGTATAGTGGTACCTCAATACGAGCAATTGCAGAAAAGGCTGGAGTTAACGTTGCCCTCATTTCATATTACTTTGGTAACAAACAGGGTCTTATGGAAAGGCTAATGATTGACTTTTTAGAGGAGTATACAAACATAACTGAAAAGGGCTACCGTGATCTAGCAAACTCAACTGCAAAAGACTGTTTATCTTATGTTGTAGAAAACTTATTAAAGTACCAACAACAAAACCATCATCTAGCAAGATTTGTGCATCGTGAAGTAACATTAGATTCTACATTAGTCAGGGAACTAATGATGACTTACTTTATGAAAGAAAAACATTTTATGAAAAATATAATTGAAGCAGGAGTAAAACAAAAGGAGTTTCGACCTGTTGCTAGTGATTTTGCCTCAATACAAATCCGAGCGCTTGTAACTATGCCGTATTCACAACCACAATATATCCGTGAAGTCTACCATCTCAATCCACATGAAACGTACTTTAGCCAAAAATATTATAGTCATATTGAAAAGTGGCTTAATGAATTTTTATATAAGTCTGTCCTTGTCTAA
- a CDS encoding sensor domain-containing diguanylate cyclase codes for MKIERNKNSPVNLSEIFQATLALDNEIQKTIPSAIFFLANENGQVVVTNKTTPGFPKVVEEGMPSFLTKGQFPVVVTSRYHVDVISLILPQNDKTWDGFLGVIVDVVDANNESLRTFLLCFKQTLLMTAHLLETKQKLLLLQKKESSEQLLSTVLKETEYTENVDVFITVFLEKIKEFVGIGEFTFLLVNHIEDRFIPRYSTDNSGGLKEMIEEHPLTVSDVSNALNMLKVDEDLILVRNHPLQMGVTALNELYEDYAFIPLVKEGKLFSALVYGVNQERISSYLETHLIDLLVDGMGIIYKLYNYELVLNSQKRKDLLLNVTKKFHSSMDVSAILSDIIDALKQVFPSFDVYLLLSHEWEVSDELPIMQLSYGKDKSNEVATNAYLTGKIQIEDIILDRKSVLYAPLRGKQGVYGVLKIMASNSFVFPQHEIDFIEVLADTGGNAIENAELYQQSRQLVEDLQLINRTSHELNSNLRLSETISYMKNQIKMSFDAQEIGFFLFRPNGEFEVIEGSSNYFLKDSNLSEIVTICRRIKNNQDPLFIGDLSSEFPYLLKPLRSFIGVPMVQSGKIIGAVFIVHEYAYHFSFNQFKLLQSLIHHSTLAFTNSMLHEELETLVITDHLTRLYARNFLDEKVQVSMEKDAYGCFLLFDIDDFKQINDVYGHQVGDDIIIQVANILKQNIKNTDIAARWGGEELAVYLPKVDLEVGAIVAERIRKKVSRETSPPVTISCGISHWKQSNLDKSLKTLFNNADKALYSAKRTGKNVIVSFDKDTCYL; via the coding sequence ATGAAAATAGAGAGAAACAAAAATAGTCCCGTCAATCTATCTGAAATATTCCAGGCTACATTGGCCCTAGATAATGAAATTCAAAAAACAATTCCTTCAGCTATCTTCTTTTTGGCTAATGAAAATGGACAGGTCGTTGTAACAAACAAAACTACCCCGGGATTTCCTAAAGTAGTTGAGGAAGGCATGCCGAGTTTTCTGACGAAAGGTCAGTTTCCGGTTGTTGTTACAAGCCGTTACCATGTTGATGTAATTTCATTGATTTTGCCACAAAATGACAAGACTTGGGATGGTTTTTTAGGTGTAATAGTAGATGTAGTTGATGCAAATAATGAATCACTTCGAACTTTCCTATTGTGTTTTAAACAAACTCTTCTCATGACCGCTCATTTATTAGAAACAAAGCAAAAGTTATTGCTGCTACAGAAGAAAGAAAGCAGTGAACAACTGTTATCTACGGTTTTAAAAGAGACTGAGTACACCGAAAACGTTGACGTTTTTATAACTGTTTTTTTAGAAAAAATAAAAGAGTTTGTTGGTATTGGTGAGTTTACGTTTTTGCTAGTAAATCATATTGAGGATAGGTTCATTCCACGCTATTCAACAGATAATAGTGGTGGTTTAAAAGAAATGATAGAAGAGCATCCACTAACAGTAAGTGACGTTAGTAATGCACTAAACATGTTAAAGGTTGACGAAGATTTGATACTAGTAAGAAATCATCCTCTCCAAATGGGAGTTACAGCCTTAAATGAATTGTATGAAGACTATGCATTCATTCCTCTAGTAAAAGAAGGAAAACTATTCTCTGCTCTTGTTTATGGAGTTAATCAAGAGAGGATAAGTTCGTATTTAGAAACTCATCTGATAGACTTACTAGTCGATGGAATGGGTATTATCTATAAATTGTATAATTATGAACTGGTTTTAAATTCACAAAAACGAAAAGATCTATTATTAAATGTAACTAAAAAATTTCATTCATCAATGGATGTAAGTGCAATTTTAAGCGACATTATAGATGCTTTAAAACAGGTATTTCCGAGTTTTGATGTTTATCTACTACTTTCTCATGAATGGGAAGTAAGTGATGAACTCCCAATTATGCAGCTAAGCTATGGAAAAGACAAATCAAATGAAGTAGCAACTAACGCCTATCTAACAGGTAAAATTCAGATAGAGGATATCATTTTAGATAGAAAATCTGTTCTTTATGCCCCTTTACGTGGAAAACAAGGCGTTTATGGGGTGTTAAAGATCATGGCAAGTAATTCTTTCGTATTCCCACAACATGAAATAGATTTTATTGAAGTTTTAGCAGACACTGGCGGAAATGCAATTGAAAATGCTGAACTATATCAGCAATCGAGGCAACTTGTAGAAGATCTACAACTAATAAACCGCACATCTCATGAATTAAATTCAAATTTAAGATTATCAGAAACGATTAGTTATATGAAAAATCAAATAAAAATGTCTTTTGATGCACAGGAAATAGGCTTCTTTCTATTTCGTCCCAATGGTGAATTTGAAGTGATTGAAGGGAGTTCAAATTACTTTCTCAAAGACTCTAATTTATCTGAAATTGTAACGATTTGTCGGCGAATTAAAAATAATCAGGATCCTTTGTTCATTGGAGATTTATCATCAGAATTTCCATATTTATTAAAGCCACTACGGTCCTTTATAGGGGTACCAATGGTACAAAGTGGTAAAATAATAGGAGCTGTATTTATCGTTCATGAGTATGCTTATCATTTTTCATTTAATCAGTTTAAGTTACTTCAATCTCTAATCCATCACTCTACATTAGCCTTTACAAATTCCATGCTCCACGAAGAATTAGAAACTTTAGTGATCACTGATCACCTTACTAGACTTTATGCTAGGAACTTTTTAGACGAAAAAGTACAAGTGTCTATGGAAAAAGATGCTTATGGGTGTTTTTTATTATTTGACATTGATGATTTTAAACAAATAAATGATGTATATGGTCACCAAGTAGGGGACGATATTATTATTCAAGTTGCTAATATATTGAAGCAAAATATAAAAAATACGGATATTGCAGCTAGATGGGGTGGAGAGGAACTGGCAGTTTATTTACCAAAAGTAGATCTTGAGGTTGGAGCAATTGTGGCAGAGCGCATCCGCAAAAAGGTCTCTCGAGAAACCTCACCACCAGTTACAATCTCTTGTGGGATCTCACATTGGAAGCAGTCCAATTTGGATAAATCACTTAAAACACTATTTAATAATGCTGATAAAGCCTTATACTCTGCAAAACGTACTGGAAAAAATGTTATTGTTAGTTTTGATAAGGACACATGTTATTTATAA
- the rpsD gene encoding 30S ribosomal protein S4, with protein MARYTGPSWKLSRRLGISLSGTGKELQKRPYAPGQHGPNQRKKLSEYGVQLQEKQKLRHMYGVNERQFRRIFDDAGKMAGIQGENFMILLESRLDNLVYRMGLARTRRGARQLVNHGHVMVDGKRVDIPSYRVRPGQTISVREKSLNLSVVKEAVEVNNFVPAYLDFNEDKLEATFTRLPERSELPAEVTEQLIVEFYSR; from the coding sequence ATGGCTCGTTATACAGGTCCATCTTGGAAATTATCTCGTCGCTTAGGAATTTCATTAAGCGGAACAGGAAAAGAATTACAAAAACGCCCTTACGCACCGGGACAACACGGTCCTAACCAAAGAAAGAAATTATCTGAATATGGTGTTCAGTTACAAGAAAAGCAAAAACTTCGTCATATGTACGGTGTAAATGAGCGTCAATTCCGTCGTATCTTTGATGATGCTGGTAAAATGGCTGGTATCCAAGGTGAGAACTTCATGATCTTACTTGAGTCTCGTTTAGATAACTTAGTATACAGAATGGGATTAGCTCGTACACGTCGTGGAGCTCGTCAATTAGTTAACCATGGCCACGTGATGGTTGATGGTAAACGCGTTGATATCCCATCATACCGCGTTAGACCAGGTCAAACAATTAGCGTTCGTGAGAAATCATTAAACCTTTCTGTAGTTAAAGAAGCTGTAGAAGTGAACAACTTCGTACCTGCTTACCTTGACTTCAATGAAGACAAACTAGAAGCTACATTCACTCGCTTACCAGAGCGTTCTGAATTACCTGCTGAAGTTACTGAGCAACTTATCGTTGAGTTCTACTCTCGTTAA